The Sphaeramia orbicularis chromosome 16, fSphaOr1.1, whole genome shotgun sequence genome window below encodes:
- the LOC115436315 gene encoding zinc finger protein 239-like isoform X2, translated as MHPHWRKPYECDQCGKAFTQAISLKIYQCIHFGEKPYECDQRGNAFTTASHLKIHQRIHTGDKPYECDQCGKSFTKMNGLKCHQCIHTGERPYNCDQCGKFFATVNHLKIHQRTHTGERPYQCRFRDRYFITGSKCIKHKRVKHFHKGQKLNSHTKRKTLDSSGKSQCHDTPKQFECFQCDKRFSSSSALCYHQCRCESSTSGPKCPSASDDKKKHSVCEPAAPTSDKNIRLKNLQIRLHRIQM; from the coding sequence atgcatccacactggagaaaaccatatgaatgtgaccagtgtggaaaagCTTTCACACAAGCAATCTCCCTAAAAATCTACCAATGCATCCATTTTGGAGAAAAACCGTATGAGTGTGACCAgcgtggaaatgctttcaccacagcaagtcacctaaaaatccaccaacgcatccacactggagataaaccgtatgagtgtgaccagtgtggaaaaaGTTTCACCAAAATGAATGGGCTTAAATGTCACCAatgcattcacactggagaaagaccatataactgtgaccagtgtgggaagtttTTCGCCACAGttaatcacctaaaaatccaccaacggacCCACACTGGAGAGAGACCCTACCAGTGCAGATTCCGTGACAGATATTTTATCACAGGTTCAAAATGTATTAAACATAAACGTGTCAAACATTTCCACaaaggacaaaaactgaacagtcaTACAAAACGTAAGACATTGGACTCTAGTGGGAAGAGTCAGTGTCATGACACACCTAAACAGTTTGAATGTTTCCAATGTGATAAAAGATTCTCGTCATCCTCTGCCCTCTGCTATCATCAGTGCAGATGTGAATCATCAACATCTGGACCAAAATGTccctcagcatcagatgacaagaagaaacacagtgtgtgtgaaccagcagcacccacttctgacaagaacatcagacttaaaaacctccagatcagacttcacagaatccagatgtga
- the LOC115436315 gene encoding zinc finger protein 239-like isoform X1, with the protein MRKDFHRSKFPKKPPMHPHWRKPYECDQCGKAFTQAISLKIYQCIHFGEKPYECDQRGNAFTTASHLKIHQRIHTGDKPYECDQCGKSFTKMNGLKCHQCIHTGERPYNCDQCGKFFATVNHLKIHQRTHTGERPYQCRFRDRYFITGSKCIKHKRVKHFHKGQKLNSHTKRKTLDSSGKSQCHDTPKQFECFQCDKRFSSSSALCYHQCRCESSTSGPKCPSASDDKKKHSVCEPAAPTSDKNIRLKNLQIRLHRIQM; encoded by the coding sequence atgCGGAAAGACTTTCACCGCAGCAAGTTCCCTAAAAAGCCACCaatgcatccacactggagaaaaccatatgaatgtgaccagtgtggaaaagCTTTCACACAAGCAATCTCCCTAAAAATCTACCAATGCATCCATTTTGGAGAAAAACCGTATGAGTGTGACCAgcgtggaaatgctttcaccacagcaagtcacctaaaaatccaccaacgcatccacactggagataaaccgtatgagtgtgaccagtgtggaaaaaGTTTCACCAAAATGAATGGGCTTAAATGTCACCAatgcattcacactggagaaagaccatataactgtgaccagtgtgggaagtttTTCGCCACAGttaatcacctaaaaatccaccaacggacCCACACTGGAGAGAGACCCTACCAGTGCAGATTCCGTGACAGATATTTTATCACAGGTTCAAAATGTATTAAACATAAACGTGTCAAACATTTCCACaaaggacaaaaactgaacagtcaTACAAAACGTAAGACATTGGACTCTAGTGGGAAGAGTCAGTGTCATGACACACCTAAACAGTTTGAATGTTTCCAATGTGATAAAAGATTCTCGTCATCCTCTGCCCTCTGCTATCATCAGTGCAGATGTGAATCATCAACATCTGGACCAAAATGTccctcagcatcagatgacaagaagaaacacagtgtgtgtgaaccagcagcacccacttctgacaagaacatcagacttaaaaacctccagatcagacttcacagaatccagatgtga